GGAGATCGGCGAGAAGCTCGGCATCACCGGGACGGACCTCATCCCCTATGGCCATGACAAGGCGAAGGTTTCGGCGAGCTTCATCGCCGGGCTCGCGGGCCGCAGGCACGGCCGGCTGATCCTCGTCACGGCGATCAACCCGACCCCCGCGGGCGAGGGCAAGACCACCACCACCGTCGGCCTCGGCGACGGGCTGGCGGCGATCGGCAAGAAGGCGGCGGTCTGCATCCGCGAGGCCTCGCTCGGGCCGAACTTCGGGATGAAGGGCGGGGCCGCCGGCGGCGGCTACGCGCAGGTGGTGCCGATGGAGGAGATGAACCTCCACTTCACCGGCGACTTCCACGCGATCACCGCCGCGCACAACCTGCTCGCGGCGATGATCGACAACCACATCCACTGGGGCAACGCGCTCGACATCGACCTGCGCCGGATCGTCTGGCGGCGGGTGCTCGACGTCAACGACCGCGCGCTGCGCGACGTGGTGACGGGGCTCGGCGGCGTGCCGAACGGCTTCCCGCGGCAGGGCGGCTTCGACATCACCGTCGCCTCCGAGGTCATGGCCTGCCTCTGCCTCGCCGACGACCTCGTGGACCTTGAGCAGCGGCTCGGAGACATGATCGTCGCCTATCGCCGCGACAAGGCCCCGGTGCATGCGCGCGACCTCAAGGCGGACGGCGCGATGGCGGTGCTCTTGAAGGACGCGCTGCAACCCAACCTCGTGCAGACGCTCGAGCACACCCCGGCCTTCGTGCACGGCGGGCCCTTCGCCAATATCGCGCATGGCTGCAACTCGGTGATCGCCACCAAGACCGCGCTCGCCCTTGCCGACTACGTGGTGACCGAGGCGGGCTTCGGCGCCGATCTCGGGGCCGAGAAGTTCTTCGACATCAAGTGCCGCAAGGCCGGGCTGCACCCCGACTGCGCGGTGCTGGTGGCGACGGTGCGGGCGCTCAAGATGAACGGCGGCGTGGCGCGGGCCGAGCTTGGCACCGAGGACGTGGCCGCGGTCAAGAAGGGCTGCGCCAACCTCGGGCGCCACATCGAGAACCTGCGCCAGTTCGGCGTTCCGGTGGTGGTGGCGATCAACCATTTCGCCGGCGACACCGAGGCCGAGATCGCCGCGGTCAAGGCCTATGCCGAGGCGCGCGGCGCCGAGGCGCACCTCTGCCACCACTGGGCCGAGGGCTCGAAGGGGATCACGAAACTCGCCGAGCGCGTCGCCCATATCGCCGACGGCGACGCCGCACAGTTCGCGCCGATCTACCCCGACGAGATGCCGCTCTGGGAAAAGATCGAGACCGTCGCCAAGCGCATCTACCACGCCGAGGAGGTGACCGCCGACCCGCGCATCCTCGCCCAGCTTGCCGAATGGGAAGAGCAGGGTTTCGGCACCCTGCCGGTCTGCATGGCCAAGACGCAGTATTCCTTCTCGACCGATCCCAAGAAGCTCGGCGCGCCGACCGGTCACATGGTGCCGGTGCGCGAGGTCCGGCTCTCGGCCGGGGCGGGCTTCGTCGTGGCGATCTGCGGCGACATCATGACCATGCCCGGCCTGCCGCGCGTGCCCGCGGCCGAGACCATCCGGCTCAACGGAGCGGGCGAGGTCGAGGGGCTGTTCTGACGTCTCCTGCCCGATGACGCGCGGGGGCGGTTCCCAAAACCGCCCCCGGGTTTCCGATGCGGCGCGCGCTTTGTCGTCTTTGTACCGGGCTTTGCCGCACTGGTACGTTGATCATCGCGCCGCGTCGCGGCATAGGGGGCGCACCGGACCACGGTCACCCTGCAAGGAGGCGCCCATGCGCGATCCCGCAAGCCTTGGCGACATGACGGCGCTGCGCGCCGAGATCGACGCCACCGACAAGAGCCTGAGCGCGCTTCTGGCGCATCGCCAGCGCCTCATCGACCGTGCCGCCGAGATCAAGACCGGCGCGGGACTTCCCGCCCGGATCAAGGCCCGCGTCGACGAGGTCATCGCCAATGCCCGGACCAATGCCGAGGCCGAGGGGATCGATCCGGATCTGAGCGAGACGCTCTGGCGCGAGCTGGTGGAGTGGTCGATCCGCCGCGAAGAAACCGTTCTGGGACAGGAGTGAGGCGCATGAGCGCAACGATCATCGACGGCAAGGCGTTTGCCGAAAAGGTGCGGACGCAGGTCGCTGCCCACGTGGCGCGGCTGAAGGACGAGCACGGCATCACCCCCGGCCTCGCCGTGGTGCTGGTGGGCGAGGACCCGGCCTCGGAAGTCTACGTCCGCAACAAGGGCAAGCAGACGCTCGAGGCGGGGATGAACAGCTTCGAGCACAAGCTCTCGGCCGACACCTCGGAAGCGGACCTTCTGGCGCTGATCGACCAGCTGAACAACGATCCCGCCGTGCACGGCATCCTCGTGCAGCTGCCGCTGCCGGGGCACCTGAATTCGGATCTGGTGATCAACTCGATCGACCCGGCGAAGGACGTCGACGGCTTCCACATCTCCAACGTCGGCCTGCTGGGAACCGGGCAGAAGAGCATGGTGCCCTGCACCCCGCTCGGCTGCCTGATGATGCTGCGCGACCAACTCGGCTCGCTCTCGGGGCTGAACGCCGTGGTCGTGGGCCGCTCGAACATCGTCGGCAAGCCGATGGCGCAGCTGCTGCTGGGTGACAGCTGCACGGTGACCATCGCGCATTCGTGCACCAAGGATCTGGCCGAGGTCTGCCGCCGCGCCGATATCCTCGTCGCCGCCGTCGGCCGCCCCGAGATGATCCCCGGCGACTGGGTGAAGCCCGGCGCCACGGTGATCGACGTGGGCATCAACCGCATTCCCGCGCCGGAGAAGGGCGAGGGCAAGTTCCGGCTGGTGGGCGATGTCGCGTTCGCCTCGGCCGCCGAGGTCGCGGGCGCGATCACCCCGGTGCCGGGCGGCGTCGGGCCGATGACCATCGCCTGCCTGCTGGCCAACACCGTCACCGCCTGCTGCCGCGCCAACGGCCTTGCCGAGCCCGAGGGGCTGACGGCCTGAGAAACGCGCGCGCCGGGCGGCTCTCTGCCCGGCGCGCCTAGCGCGGCATCGGCAGCGCCAGCGGCGCCTCGCCGGTGAGGATCGCCTGCGCATCCGCCGCCATGAGCCCGACGAGCGCCGGGCTGTCCGTCCGCAGTCCCCCGGTATAGGCGCCATAGGCGGGCATCAGCAGCCGCGCCGCGTCGAGCAGGAAACAGGGGCGCGAGATCACCCGCCCGCCGCGCAGCACCAGCCGCGCCTTGGGGTGGTAGTGGCCGGAGATCTCGCCGGAAGCGCCGCGCTCGGCGATGTGGCGCAGCACCAGCCCGCCCAGCTCCAGCGCCGCGAGGTGCCTGCCGCCAAGGGAGACCGGCCCCGGATCGTGGTTGCCCTCGACCCAGATCCAGTCGCGCCCGGCCTGCAGCCGCGTGATCCAGAGCTGCTCGTCCTCGGGCAGCATGAGGTCGATCCCCGCGCTGTCGAAACTGTCGCCGAGGCAGACCACGCGCTTGGCGCCGGTGGCCTCGAGGTCGCGCTCGAGCCGCTGCAGCGTCTCGCGCCCTTCGTAGGGGGGAAGCAGCGCGCCGCCCTGCGCCGCCATCCGAGCCGACTTTCCGAGGTGCAGGTCCGAGACCACGAGCAGCCGCTCGGCGGGCCAGAACAGCGCCCCCGACCCCAGCGCCCGCAGCGCGGCCCCGCAAAACTCCACGTCGATCCAGCTCATGCCCGAGGCAATGCCAGAGCGCCGCGCCGCCTGCAAGCCGGGGCTCAGACCAGCATCACGTGCAGCAGGAGCGCCGCGCCGAACGACAGGATCACCGTGCCGGGCAGGGTGGTGACCCAGGCCAGCAGGATGCGCGAGATCATGTCCCACTGCATCCGGTCGCCCGAGGACTGCACCGTGCCGGCGACGCCCGAGGTCAGCACGTGGGTGGTCGAGACCGGCACGCCGCCGAAATCCGCCGCGGCGATCGAGGCCATGGCGGCGGCCTGCGCCGCCAGCCCCTGCGCCGGGCTCATGTGCCTGCTGCCCATCTTCTCGCCCAGCGTCTCGACGATCCGCCTGTAGCCGATCATCGTGCCGCAGCCGAGGGCGAGGGCCGAGAGCATCACCAGCCATGTGGGCACCTTCTCGATCAGCCGTTGCAAAGCGGTATAGGCGTCGTTCAGCCGGGCGATCTCGGTGCCGGTCAGGATCGCGGTCAGCTGCGGGGTGTCGAGCGCCCGGCCGAGTGCCTCGTGGATGTCGAGGATCTCGGCGCGGAAGCGGATGCGCTCCTCTTCCGTCACCGGTGTCGCGGCGCCGTCGAGCTCGACCACCGCGCGCAGGTGCTCGAGCTCGGTCCGGTAGCGCGCGGCGGCGGGCACCTGCGGGTCGGCAAGATGCGCGTCCACCACCTGCCGCAGCTCGGCGATCACCTGCAGGCTGCGGGCGTAGCTTGCCGGGTCGTGCACCGGGTCGAGCGCGAAATTGCCCGGCGCGAGGCCCATCAGCGCCATCAGCATCAGCCCGATCGACTTCTGCCCGTCGTTCGAGCCGTGCAGGAAGGACACGCCCGCCGCCCCGACGATGAGCGCGGCGCAGATGCCGCCGGGCGGGCGAAGCCCTTCCTCGTGCGGGCGGTAGATCTCTGGGCTCCGCACCAGCCGACGGATCAGCCGGTAGATGAGCCATCCGACGACGAAGCCGAAGACCGGCGAGACCAGCAGGGTGAGCAGGATCTTCCGCCCCTCGTGAAGGTTCAGCTCCTGCGCGACGGGCGCGCCGACCAGCAGCGCATGGGCCATCGACACGCCGATGACCGCGCCAATGTAGGTGTGCGTGGTCGAGTTGGGGATGCCGAAATACCAGGTCGCAAGGTTCCAGGTCACCGCCGTGGCGATCAGCGCCAGCATCAGCGAGGCCTCGTGCGCGGTGTTGATCCCGGCGATCATCTCCTTGGGCAGCAGGAAGACGATCGAGAAGGCCACCGCCGTGCCGCCGAGGATCACCCCGAGGAAGTTCATCACCGCCGAGAGCGCGATGGCCGGAACCGGTTTCAGCGCGTTGGCGTAGATCACCGTCGCGACGGCGTTGGCCGCGTCGTGGAAGCCGTTCACCGCCTCCTGCAGCACGATCAGCACGAAGACGAGGAGGAGGGTCAGCGTGGCCACCTGCGGCAGGTTGTGCAGGATTTCCTCGATCGCGGTCATGCCCCCTCCTTCCGCCGTCGGCGGGCGGATGACCCGCCTGCAAAGGCACCCGGAATAAAATCTTTTAAAACAATGTAGAGGGCAGGATTGCCCGGCGGCGCGGGCGAGTCATCCCCTTTCATGCGCCGCGCGGCCCTTCCGGCTGATCTTCGCCCATGCCGCGTGCGGTTACTCCCCGGAGCGGCCGCCTCAGATCGCGCCCAGCCCGGCCTCGCGCAGGAGCGCGCCCACCTCCTCCTCGAGCAGCCGCGCCTCGGCGCTGCCGCGGATCGGCACCTTGCCCGGCTCGAGGAAGAGTGGCGCCGAGAGCGGCGAGAGCCGGTCCAGCCGCACGAGGTCGATCCGCCCCTGCACCCGCGCGCACATCTCGCGGATGCGGGCGAAATCGACCAGCCCGCGCATCGCCTCCTCGCGGGTGATCTGCAGGAGCAGGTGGTCGGGGTCGTATTTCACCAGCGTGTCGTAGAGGATGTCCGAGGACATGGTCGCCTGCCGCCCGGTCTTGCGCTGCCCGCCGACGTTGCGCTCGATCAGCCCGGCGATGGTGGCCGAGGCGCGGAAGGTGCGCTTCATCACCGCGTTGCCGGCGAGCCAGCCCTCGAGCCCCGCCTCGAGCGCCGCGAGGTCGAAGAGCGGCGCGGGGTCGACCACCGCGTCGAGCCCCCAGATCAGCGTGGCATAGTCGGTGGCGACGAAGCCCATCGGGGCGAGCCCCTCCTCCTCCATGCGCTTGGTGAGCAGGAGCCCCAGCGTCTGCATCGCGTTGCGCCCGGCAAAGCCGTAGATCACCAGCTGCTCGCGCCCGTCATGCGGGAAGCTCTCGATCAGCAGCCGGCCGGGCTCGGGCAGGCGCGAGACCTCGCGCTGCAGGCGCAGCCAGTCGGCGGTGTGGCGCGGCAGGCCGGGCCAGTCCTCCTGCCGGAACATCCGCAGGATGCGCTCGGACAGCTGCGTCGAGGTGGCGAACTTGGTGCCCATGAAGGTGGCGATCTTCGGCTTGCGGTGGGCGTCGGGGCTGACCTGCACCACCATCTCGCGCAGCCCCTCGTAGCGCACGATCTGCCCGCCGATGAGGAACGTGTCGCCCCTGGTCAGCTGCGCGGCGAAACCCTCCTCGATCTCGCCTAGGGGCGCGCCGCCGCGGCCGCGGTAGCGCACTTTCAAGGTGTCGCTGTCCTGGATGGTGCCGATGTTCTGCCGGATGCGCGCCGCCGAGCGCGGGTCGCGCAGCTGCCAGAGCCCGTCCTCGCGCTGCTTCAGCCGCTGCCACTGGTCGTAGGCGCGCAGCGCGTAGCCGCCGGTGGCGCAGAACTGCAGGCAGGCGTCGAACCCGGCCCGCGTCAGCCCGGCATAGGCCCCCGCCGTGGTCATCTCGGCGTAGAGCTTGCCTGCGTCGAAGGGCCCGGCGCAGGCGGCGATGAGGATGTGCTGGCAGAGCACGTCGCGCGGCCCGGGCCCGCGGCTCTCGCCGTCGAGTTCCCGCGCCCGCACCGCCTCGAGCGCGGCGAGGCATTCCACCACCTCGAAGCGGTTTGCGGGCACCAGCAGCGCCTTCGAGGGCGCGTTGTAGCGGTGGTTGGCGCGGCCGATGCGCTGCACGAGCCGTTTGACGTTCTTCGGCGCGCCGATCTGGATCACCAGGTCCACGTCGCCCCAGTCGATGCCGAGGTCGAGCGAGCCGGTGCAGACGATGGCGCGCAGATCGCCGCGCACCATGGCGGCCTCGACCTTCTCGCGCTGGCCGCGGTCGAGGCTGCCATGGTGGATGCCGATCGGCAGCGAGTCCTCGTTGGCGAGCCAGAGCCGGTGGAAGAAGATCTCGGCCTGCGCGCGGGTGTTGTGGAAGATGAGCGTGGTGCGGTGCCGCTTGACCTCTTCGAGCACCGCCGGGATCGCGTAGGCCGCCCCGCCGCCGGACCAGGGCGGGGCGGCCTCGGTCTGCAGCATCGAGATGTCGGGCTCGGGGCCGGGATCGGCCTCGACGATCTTGCAGGGATCCGGGTGCCGCGCCAGCAGCCGGGCGATCGCCGCCGGATCCTCGACCGTGGCCGAAAGCCCGACCCGCCGCAGGTCGGGGCAGAGCGTCTGCAGCCGCGCCAGCGCCAGCATCAGCTGGTCGCCGCGCTTGCTCTCGGCGAGGGCGTGGATCTCGTCGACCACCACCCGGCTCAGCCCGGCGAAGATGCGCGGCGCGTCCTCGTAGGAGGTGAGCAGGGCAAGGCTCTCGGGCGTGGTCAGCAGGATGTGCGGCGGATCGGCCCGCTGCCGCCGCTTGCGCGAGGAAGACGTGTCGCCGGTGCGGTCCTCGACGCGGATCGGCAGGCCCGCCTCCTCGATCGGGATGAGCAGGTTGCGCCTGATGTCCGCCGCCAGCGCCTTCAGCGGCGAGACGTAGAGCGTGTGCAGCCCGGTCCGCGGCGCCTCGGTCAGCTCGGCGAGCGTCGGCAGGAACCCGGCCAGCGTCTTGCCGCCGCCGGTCGGCGCGATGAGCAGCAGCGCGGGCGCGCCGGCCCGCTCGAGCATGGCGCGCTGGTGCGGGTGCAGGCTCCAGCCGCGGGCGGCGAACCAGGTCTGAAGGGAGGCGGGCAATCCGGACATGTCCGCAAAGATAGGCGCGCCGCCCGGCTTGGGAAGCCGCCTCGGCACGCAAGCCCCGGCCCCTTCTTCTCTTTCCAAATACGCCGGGGGAGTCCGCGCGGAGCGCGGGCGGGGGCGGAGCCCCCTCCCTTTCCTCACACATCCCGCGCGCCTCACACCCCCATGTGCCGCCACGCACAGCCCGCGCTCTGGCCTTTCCGGTTCAAACCGCTACGGTTCGGGCCAATCAGACAATGGAGTCCCTCTCTCATGAACGTCGAATACACCCCTCCCAAGGTCTGGACATGGGACGCCGAGAACGGCGGCCAGTTCGCCTCGATCAACCGCCCCGTCGCCGGCGCGACCCATGACAAGCCGCTGCCGGTCGGCAAGCACCCGTTCCAGCTCTACAGCCTCGCCACGCCGAACGGCCAGA
The window above is part of the Salipiger sp. H15 genome. Proteins encoded here:
- a CDS encoding formate--tetrahydrofolate ligase, with the translated sequence MTTDIEIARAAEKLPIQEIGEKLGITGTDLIPYGHDKAKVSASFIAGLAGRRHGRLILVTAINPTPAGEGKTTTTVGLGDGLAAIGKKAAVCIREASLGPNFGMKGGAAGGGYAQVVPMEEMNLHFTGDFHAITAAHNLLAAMIDNHIHWGNALDIDLRRIVWRRVLDVNDRALRDVVTGLGGVPNGFPRQGGFDITVASEVMACLCLADDLVDLEQRLGDMIVAYRRDKAPVHARDLKADGAMAVLLKDALQPNLVQTLEHTPAFVHGGPFANIAHGCNSVIATKTALALADYVVTEAGFGADLGAEKFFDIKCRKAGLHPDCAVLVATVRALKMNGGVARAELGTEDVAAVKKGCANLGRHIENLRQFGVPVVVAINHFAGDTEAEIAAVKAYAEARGAEAHLCHHWAEGSKGITKLAERVAHIADGDAAQFAPIYPDEMPLWEKIETVAKRIYHAEEVTADPRILAQLAEWEEQGFGTLPVCMAKTQYSFSTDPKKLGAPTGHMVPVREVRLSAGAGFVVAICGDIMTMPGLPRVPAAETIRLNGAGEVEGLF
- a CDS encoding chorismate mutase, which produces MRDPASLGDMTALRAEIDATDKSLSALLAHRQRLIDRAAEIKTGAGLPARIKARVDEVIANARTNAEAEGIDPDLSETLWRELVEWSIRREETVLGQE
- the folD gene encoding bifunctional methylenetetrahydrofolate dehydrogenase/methenyltetrahydrofolate cyclohydrolase FolD encodes the protein MSATIIDGKAFAEKVRTQVAAHVARLKDEHGITPGLAVVLVGEDPASEVYVRNKGKQTLEAGMNSFEHKLSADTSEADLLALIDQLNNDPAVHGILVQLPLPGHLNSDLVINSIDPAKDVDGFHISNVGLLGTGQKSMVPCTPLGCLMMLRDQLGSLSGLNAVVVGRSNIVGKPMAQLLLGDSCTVTIAHSCTKDLAEVCRRADILVAAVGRPEMIPGDWVKPGATVIDVGINRIPAPEKGEGKFRLVGDVAFASAAEVAGAITPVPGGVGPMTIACLLANTVTACCRANGLAEPEGLTA
- the pdeM gene encoding ligase-associated DNA damage response endonuclease PdeM is translated as MSWIDVEFCGAALRALGSGALFWPAERLLVVSDLHLGKSARMAAQGGALLPPYEGRETLQRLERDLEATGAKRVVCLGDSFDSAGIDLMLPEDEQLWITRLQAGRDWIWVEGNHDPGPVSLGGRHLAALELGGLVLRHIAERGASGEISGHYHPKARLVLRGGRVISRPCFLLDAARLLMPAYGAYTGGLRTDSPALVGLMAADAQAILTGEAPLALPMPR
- a CDS encoding inorganic phosphate transporter, with translation MTAIEEILHNLPQVATLTLLLVFVLIVLQEAVNGFHDAANAVATVIYANALKPVPAIALSAVMNFLGVILGGTAVAFSIVFLLPKEMIAGINTAHEASLMLALIATAVTWNLATWYFGIPNSTTHTYIGAVIGVSMAHALLVGAPVAQELNLHEGRKILLTLLVSPVFGFVVGWLIYRLIRRLVRSPEIYRPHEEGLRPPGGICAALIVGAAGVSFLHGSNDGQKSIGLMLMALMGLAPGNFALDPVHDPASYARSLQVIAELRQVVDAHLADPQVPAAARYRTELEHLRAVVELDGAATPVTEEERIRFRAEILDIHEALGRALDTPQLTAILTGTEIARLNDAYTALQRLIEKVPTWLVMLSALALGCGTMIGYRRIVETLGEKMGSRHMSPAQGLAAQAAAMASIAAADFGGVPVSTTHVLTSGVAGTVQSSGDRMQWDMISRILLAWVTTLPGTVILSFGAALLLHVMLV
- a CDS encoding ligase-associated DNA damage response DEXH box helicase, which codes for MSGLPASLQTWFAARGWSLHPHQRAMLERAGAPALLLIAPTGGGKTLAGFLPTLAELTEAPRTGLHTLYVSPLKALAADIRRNLLIPIEEAGLPIRVEDRTGDTSSSRKRRQRADPPHILLTTPESLALLTSYEDAPRIFAGLSRVVVDEIHALAESKRGDQLMLALARLQTLCPDLRRVGLSATVEDPAAIARLLARHPDPCKIVEADPGPEPDISMLQTEAAPPWSGGGAAYAIPAVLEEVKRHRTTLIFHNTRAQAEIFFHRLWLANEDSLPIGIHHGSLDRGQREKVEAAMVRGDLRAIVCTGSLDLGIDWGDVDLVIQIGAPKNVKRLVQRIGRANHRYNAPSKALLVPANRFEVVECLAALEAVRARELDGESRGPGPRDVLCQHILIAACAGPFDAGKLYAEMTTAGAYAGLTRAGFDACLQFCATGGYALRAYDQWQRLKQREDGLWQLRDPRSAARIRQNIGTIQDSDTLKVRYRGRGGAPLGEIEEGFAAQLTRGDTFLIGGQIVRYEGLREMVVQVSPDAHRKPKIATFMGTKFATSTQLSERILRMFRQEDWPGLPRHTADWLRLQREVSRLPEPGRLLIESFPHDGREQLVIYGFAGRNAMQTLGLLLTKRMEEEGLAPMGFVATDYATLIWGLDAVVDPAPLFDLAALEAGLEGWLAGNAVMKRTFRASATIAGLIERNVGGQRKTGRQATMSSDILYDTLVKYDPDHLLLQITREEAMRGLVDFARIREMCARVQGRIDLVRLDRLSPLSAPLFLEPGKVPIRGSAEARLLEEEVGALLREAGLGAI